Proteins found in one Populus alba chromosome 14, ASM523922v2, whole genome shotgun sequence genomic segment:
- the LOC118041150 gene encoding glucose-1-phosphate adenylyltransferase large subunit 1, with protein sequence MVVGELHGFMPVSSKMKSSTRDIFLSSPFFGRKLGNGGDAYTSISGAQLSKFNFPRKTWNTSRRLSTTTAVLADFTKDLMTFQASMFEKQAADPKTVAAIILGGGAGTRLFPLTRRRAKPAVPIGGCYRLIDVPMSNCINSGINKIYILTQFNSQSLNRHIARTYNQGNGVDFGDGFVEVLAATQTPGESGKKWFQGTADAVRQFIWLFEDAKLRNIENILVLSGDHLYRMDYMDFLQKHIESGADICVSCLPVNDSRASDFGLVKIDETGQIRQFLEKPKGENLKSMKVDTTVLGLSAQDANKFPYIASMGIYMFKTDVLLKLLRWNYPTANDFGSEIIPMSTKEYNVQAYLFNGYWEDIGTIKSFFDANLALTDQPPNFHFFDPLKPIFTSPRFLPPTKIEKCRVKDSIVSHGCFLRECSVEHSIVGIRSRLEYGVELKDTMMIGADYYQTEAEIAASLAEGRVPVGVGKDTKIKNCIIDKNARIGKNVIIANKEGVQEAERPSEGFYIRSGITVVLKNSVIKDGTII encoded by the exons ATGGTAGTGGGAGAGCTGCATGGATTTATGCCAGTATCATCCAAGATGAAATCGTCTACACGTGACATATTTCTGTCATCACCATTTTTTGGGCGTAAACTGGGCAATGGAGGAGATGCATATACCTCAATTTCTGGTGCTCAGCTATCAAAATTCAACTTCCCTAGGAAAACATGGAACACTAGTAGACGGCTCTCAACCACTACTGCAGTTCTAGCCGATTTTACTAAAGACTTGATG ACTTTTCAGGCATCAATGTTTGAGAAACAAGCAGCAGACCCTAAGACTGTTGCTGCTATCATATTAGGTGGTGGAGCTGGAACAAGACTCTTTCCTCTTACTCGAAGAAGGGCTAAACCAGCT GTACCAATTGGAGGATGTTACAGGTTGATTGATGTTCCAATGAGTAATTGCATCAACAGTGGAATTAACAAAATTTACATCCTCACccagttcaattctcaatcccTTAACCGTCACATTGCTCGAACATATAATCAGGGAAATGGTGTAGACTTTGGCGATGGATTTGTTGAG GTATTGGCAGCTACCCAGACACCTGGTGAATCTGGTAAGAAGTGGTTTCAGGGTACAGCAGATGCTGTAAGACAATTTATTTGGTTGTTTGAG GATGCGAAGCTTAGAAACATTGAGAACATTCTGGTATTATCTGGTGATCATCTTTATCGAATGGATTACATGGACTTTCTGCAG AAGCATATTGAATCGGGTGCTGACATTTGTGTCTCTTGTCTTCCCGTGAATGACAG TCGTGCATCTGATTTTGGGTTGGTAAAGATTGATGAAACAGGACagataagacaatttcttgAGAAGCCTAAGGGTGAAAATTTGAAATCTATG AAAGTGGATACAACTGTTTTAGGATTATCAGCTCAAGATGCAAATAAATTTCCATACATTGCATCGATGGGTATATATATGTTCAAGACAGATGTACTGCTAAAACTTCTCAG GTGGAATTATCCAACAGCCAATGATTTTGGATCAGAAATTATTCCAATGTCTACAAAGGAGTATAATGTTCAG GCATATCTATTCAATGGATACTGGGAGGATATTGGAACTATAAAATCTTTCTTTGATGCCAACTTGGCCCTAACGGATCAG CCTCCCAATTTTCACTTCTTCGATCCTCTGAAGCCAATCTTCACTTCTCCCCGATTTCTGCCACCAACTAAAATCGAGAAGTGCCGG GTCAAGGATTCCATAGTTTCGCATGGTTGCTTTTTAAGAGAGTGTAGTGTTGAACATTCCATTGTCGGCATTCGCTCTAGACTGGAATACGGGGTTGAACTGAAG GATACCATGATGATTGGTGCTGATTATTATCAAACAGAGGCCGAAATAGCAGCCTCTTTAGCAGAAGGAAGAGTTCCAGTAGGTGTTGGGAAAGATACCAAAATCAA GAATTGCATAATCGACAAGAACGCCAGAATTGGAAAGAATGTGATCATAGCAAACAAAGAA GGCGTGCAAGAGGCAGAGAGACCATCCGAGGGATTCTATATCAGATCAGGAATAACTGTGGTGTTAAAAAACTCTGTAATAAAGGATGGAACGATCATATAG
- the LOC118041149 gene encoding protein COP1 SUPPRESSOR 2: protein MMQKKRNFRKRTFEEDEHNKASDDDEQERRLALEEVKFLQKQRERKSGIPALATTSQTATTVAAKLTEKTDGDGEKEELVLQDTFAQETAVMVEDPNMLQYVEQELAKKRGKNIDAADQVETELKRAEDELYKIPEHLKVKKRNSEESSTQWTTGIAEVQLPIEYKLRNIEETEAAKKLLQEKRLMGRPKSEFSIPSSYSADYFQRGRDYAEKLRRDHPELYKDRSLQDDAVAGSKPADNSTDAAGRRQAATDEFMLERFRKRERHRVMRR, encoded by the exons ATGATGCAGAAGAAGAGAAATTTCAGGAAGAGGACTTTCGAAGAAGATGAGCATAACAAAGCATCAGACGACGACGAACAAGAAAGgag ATTGGCATTAGAAGAGGTGAAATTCCTGCAGAAACAGAGGGAGAGGAAGTCAGGAATCCCTGCATTAGCAACAACTTCGCAAACTGCAACTACAGTAGCTGCCAAATTAACCGAAAAGACCGATGGAGATGGCGAAAAAGAAGAGCTTGTTCTTCAAGACACTTTTGCTCAAGAAACTGCTGTCATGGTCGAAGATCCCAACAT GTTGCAGTATGTTGAGCAAGAATTGGCCAAGAAAAGAGGGAAGAATATTGATGCAGCTGATCAAGTTGAGACGGAGTTGAAGCGTGCTGAAGATGAATTATACAAAATTCCGGAGCATCTTAAA GTGAAAAAGCGAAACTCAGAAGAAAGCTCTACTCAGTGGACTACTGGGATTGCGGAGGTTCAGCTACCCATTGA ATATAAACTGAGAAATATTGAGGAAACAGAGGCAGCCAAAAAGCTTCTACAGGAGAAAAGGCTAATGGGTAGACCAAAATCAGAATTTAGCATCCCTTCCAGTTACAGTGCTGATTATTTCCAACGCGGCAGGGATTATGCTGAGAAACTTCGACGAG ATCATCCTGAGCTGTACAAGGACAGGAGTTTGCAGGATGATGCTGTAGCTGGATCCAAACCAGCTGATAACAGCACTGATGCAGCTGGACGGAGGCAAGCTGCAACGGATGAGTTCATGCTAGAGCGCTTCCGAAAACGAGAACGTCATCGGGTCATGCGCAGATAG
- the LOC118041148 gene encoding LOW QUALITY PROTEIN: uncharacterized protein (The sequence of the model RefSeq protein was modified relative to this genomic sequence to represent the inferred CDS: inserted 2 bases in 1 codon) — protein sequence MEGESRKRMKHGIDENGQEVIDGAALVIVEKEETETNIVGSEEMELNIAHIFEKIEHFTQIVSELLESGKAMFKELSNEFEERLISIHKEQMEKWQEEIKELRLLDAXQMRRQVVSCTMLDTCSKTLTLTLEGNFKEEPM from the exons ATGGAAGGCGAGTCAAGGAAGCGCATGAAGCATGGT aTAGATGAGAATGGACAAGAGGTCATAGATGGAGCAGCTCTAGTGATTGTAGAGAAGGAAGAAACTGAGACAAACATTGTGGGATCTGAAGAGATGGAACTGAACATTGCTCACATTTTCGAAAAGATTGAACACTTCACCCAAATT GTATCTGAGTTACTGGAATCAGGAAAGGCAATGTTTAAGGAGCTGAGTAATGAATTTGAAGAACGCTTGATTTC GATACACAAGGAGCAAATGGAGAAATGGCAGGAGGAGATCAAAGAATTGAGGTTGCTTGATGC TCAAATGAGGAGGCAAGTGGTATCCTGCACAATGCTAGATACGTGCTCCAAAACCCTCACATTGACTCTTGAAGGTAATTTTAAAGAAGAGCCCATGTAA
- the LOC118041147 gene encoding germin-like protein subfamily 2 member 4 — protein MAAIVTYLVIFTVISSALAYDPDMLQDLCVANTLAGIKVNGFTCKAEGNVTEADFFFDGLAKPGKVNNSVGSLVTGANVEKIPGLNTLGVSLSRIDYVPDGLNPPHTHPRATEMIFVLEGELDVGFITTANKLISKIVKKGEVFVFPRGLVHFQKNNGDKEASVIAAFNSQLPGTQSIAMTLFTSTPAVPDNVLTKAFQVGTKEIDKIKTKLAPKKS, from the exons ATGGCAGCTATTGTCACATATCTAGTCATCTTTACTGTCATCTCCAGTGCCCTTGCATATGATCCTGACATGCTTCAAGACCTCTGTGTGGCCAATACTCTTGCAG GAATTAAAGTGAACGGGTTTACATGCAAGGCTGAGGGAAATGTTACTGAAGCTGATTTTTTCTTTGACGGTCTGGCCAAACCAGGAAAAGTGAACAATTCAGTAGGATCACTTGTAACAGGAGCCAATGTTGAGAAAATCCCAGGCCTAAACACACTAGGCGTGTCACTGTCACGTATTGACTATGTACCTGATGGCCTTAACCCGCCTCACACTCACCCCCGAGCCACCGAAATGATCTTTGTTTTGGAAGGTGAATTGGATGTTGGATTCATCACCACTGCAAACAAGTTGATCTCAAAGATTGTCAAGAAAGGCGAAGTCTTTGTGTTCCCCAGAGGTCTAGTTCATTTCCAGAAGAACAATGGCGACAAAGAAGCCTCTGTGATTGCAGCATTCAATAGTCAGCTGCCTGGTACTCAGTCCATTGCCATGACATTGTTTACTTCAACCCCAGCAGTTCCTGACAATGTCTTGACTAAAGCTTTCCAAGTTGGCACCAAGGAGATTGACAAGATCAAAACCAAGCTTGCCCCCAAGAAGtcctaa